One part of the Arabidopsis thaliana chromosome 1 sequence genome encodes these proteins:
- the NAF1 gene encoding nuclear assembly factor 1 (nuclear assembly factor 1 (NAF1); FUNCTIONS IN: snoRNA binding, pseudouridine synthase activity; INVOLVED IN: biological_process unknown; LOCATED IN: box H/ACA snoRNP complex; EXPRESSED IN: 23 plant structures; EXPRESSED DURING: 13 growth stages; CONTAINS InterPro DOMAIN/s: H/ACA ribonucleoprotein complex, subunit Gar1/Naf1 (InterPro:IPR007504); Has 55446 Blast hits to 31211 proteins in 1683 species: Archae - 434; Bacteria - 10062; Metazoa - 16821; Fungi - 8873; Plants - 3938; Viruses - 821; Other Eukaryotes - 14497 (source: NCBI BLink).), with amino-acid sequence MVGFPANQAKTVEEELPLQVVADQDPKVKTFKDSFDFPSIDSFPDFDSITWSESNRNVEDFSIEDTDFDFFEYHMEIPQEDVVTVSDVMCPENQTTVNSESIEGKLEVFNDDMSGEVGVSSVRSESMVEVKPVLCDVMSEEVGVSSVEVEPNVCVEMSANGGDEPAVKDSEPVVSENSRSMEGETEPVVVSDASVACPTMDLDESGLKKTDEGLACSIEVGLEKVSLAVDDDEKSDEAKGEMDSAESESETSSSSASSSDSSSSEEEESDEDESDKEENKKEEKFEHMVVGKEDDLAGELEEGEIENLDEENGDDDIEDEDDDDDDDDDDDDDVNEMVAWSNDEDDDLGLQTKEPIRSKNELKELPPVPPVDVTLEPHHATLPVGVVLSVMSAQVIVEGMEKHSPLTEGSILWITEKRTPLGLVDEIFGPVKCPYYIVRFNSESEVPEGVCQGTPVSFVADFAQHILNIKELQKKGYDASGDNDEEIPDELEFSDDEKEAEYRRMQKLEKRGMMSDQKTGNTRNKKKKNRDPGRPTSSYSGEWTKNQGSSSLSSNRSDPQMGGPRPQMDGFPPNNAAWRPQSNQQNPYQLPPIPNQMGMQIPFMAMQNQNQMMFQPQFNGGQMPMPGGPGGLNFFPGQASAPWPAMVGQNCFNQQFGMGRGIQQQPLPNELSFNMFSQGLQMHPPQSQMHRPQSQMNPQFQMPPQFQPHQQSPMNPQYQMMHRPQSPANPQFQMQAQSDVRPLQSQIPQSPSDLQSPMEPQSQGFSSGQSSERGRGFHGRGRGRGRGRFGRGRGRGRQQSG; translated from the exons ATGGTTGGATTTCCCGCTAATCAAGCAAAAACCGTTGAAGAAGAGCTACCTTTGCAAGTCGTAGCCGATCAAGACCCCAAGGTAAAAACTTTCAAGGACTCTTTTGATTTCCCTTCCATCGATTCCTTTCCGGATTTCGATTCTATCACTTGGTCTGAGAGTAATCGGAACGTTGAGGATTTTAGCATAGAAGATACGgactttgatttctttgagTACCACATGGAGATACCTCAAGAAGATGTTGTTACTGTTAGCGATGTAATGTGTCCGGAGAATCAGACTACTGTTAATTCTGAGTCGATTGAGGGAAAGCTTGAGGTCTTTAATGATGACATGTCTGGGGAAGTTGGTGTGAGTTCGGTTAGGTCTGAGTCGATGGTTGAAGTAAAGCCTGTGCTTTGTGATGTCATGTCTGAGGAAGTTGGAGTGAGCTCGGTTGAGGTAGAGCCCAATGTTTGTGTTGAGATGTCTGCAAACGGTGGGGATGAACCAGCAGTAAAAGATTCAGAACCGGTTGTTTCTGAAAACTCGAGGTCAATGGAAGGTGAGACTGAGCCAGTTGTTGTGTCTGATGCGTCTGTTGCTTGTCCCACCATGGATTTGGATGAATCAGGGTTGAAGAAAACTGATGAGGGTTTGGCTTGTTCTATTGAAGTAGGGTTGGAGAAGGTAAGTTTGGCcgtggatgatgatgagaagagtGATGAGGCTAAGGGGGAAATGGATTCTGCTGAGTCTGAGAGCGAAACCTCGAGCTCTTCTGCAAGCAGTAGTGATAGTAGTAGCagtgaagaagaggagagtgaTGAGGACGAGAGCGACAAAGAGGAAaataagaaggaagaaaagtTTGAACACATGGTTGTGGGGAAAGAGGATGATCTAGCAGGGGAACTTGAAGAGGGTGAGATAGAGAATTTAGATGAGGAGAATGGGGATGACGATAttgaggatgaggatgatgatgatgatgatgatgatgatgacgatgatgatgtgaATGAGATGGTTGCTTGGAGcaatgatgaggatgatgaccTTGGTTTGCAAACAAAAGAACCTATCAGGTCAAAGAATGAGCTCAAG GAGCTTCCTCCAGTTCCTCCTGTGGATGTCACTCTGGAACCACACCATGCCACACTTCCTGTTGGAGTTGTTCTTTCG GTAATGAGCGCACAAGTAATAGTTGAGGGAATGGAAAAGCATAGTCCTTTGACTGAAGGTTCTATCCTTTGGATAACTGAAAAAAGAACGCCATTGGGACTGGTGGATGAGATCTTTGGACCCGTGAAGTGCCCTTATTATATTGTGAGGTTCAATTCAGAGAGTGAAGTGCCAGAAGGGGTTTGTCAAGGGACACCTGTCTCATTTGTCGCCGATTTCGCTCAACATATTCTCAATATCAAGGAACTGCAGAAGAAAGGTTACGATGCATCTGGGGATAACGACGAGGAGATACCAGACGAGCTAGAGTTctcagatgatgaaaaagaagCCGAATACAGAAGAATGCAGAAGTTGGAAAAGAGAGGAATGATGAGTGACCAGAAAACCGGTAACACcaggaacaagaagaagaaaaaccgaGATCCCGGAAGGCCTACAAGCAGTTACTCAGGGGAATGGACGAAGAACCAGGGATCTAGTTCTCTATCGTCAAACCGTTCTGATCCTCAAATGGGTGGTCCGCGTCCTCAAATGGACGGTTTTCCTCCAAACAATGCAGCATGGAGACCCCAGAGTAATCAGCAGAACCCATATCAGCTTCCTCCTATACCTAATCAGATGGGAATGCAGATACCTTTCATGGCaatgcaaaatcaaaatcaaatgatgTTCCAACCGCAGTTCAATGGTGGCCAGATGCCAATGCCAGGTGGACCGGGAGGCTTAAACTTCTTTCCAGGACAGGCTTCAGCGCCATGGCCTGCAATGGTAGGTCAGAATTGTTTCAACCAACAGTTTGGGATGGGTCGTGGTATTCAGCAGCAGCCATTACCAAATGAGCTGagttttaatatgttttctcaAGGTCTTCAAATGCACCCACCACAGTCCCAAATGCACCGGCCACAGTCTCAAATGAATCCACAGTTCCAAATGCCACCACAGTTCCAGCCCCACCAGCAATCTCCAATGAACCCGCAGTACCAAATGATGCACCGACCACAGTCTCCAGCGAACCCGCAGTTCCAAATGCAAGCACAATCTGATGTGCGACCACTACAGTCACAAATCCCGCAGTCACCAAGTGATTTGCAGTCCCCAATGGAACCACAATCTCAAGGGTTTAGCAGCGGGCAGTCTTCTGAACGGGGAAGGGGCTTCCATGGTCGTGGTAGAGGTAGAGGGCGGGGTCGCTTCGGACGTGGGCGAGGTAGAGGCCGGCAACAGTCTggatga